One segment of Apus apus isolate bApuApu2 chromosome 1, bApuApu2.pri.cur, whole genome shotgun sequence DNA contains the following:
- the CHAMP1 gene encoding chromosome alignment-maintaining phosphoprotein 1, whose amino-acid sequence MDMLQILRKTTDRLECDHCSFRGTDYENIQIHMGTIHPEYCDEMDAAGLGKLIFYQKSAKLFHCHKCFFTSKMYCNVYYHITAQHAAPEKWNEERKEHVEGDSDPSKKGVTSEPQKPTLSPESCKPTLSPELSKSEPVVSPKLQKLSVSPEPQKSAQVTLSDPEKSAEGTSPDPEQSVRGTSPDTEKLASAVSPDSEKPSPAGSPEPQKPSPTLSPDSQKPSPAVSPDPQKPAPAASPEPRRHSPAVSPEPRRHSPAMSPEPRRHSPAVSPEPRRHSPAVSPEPRRYSPAVSPEPKKPPPAVSPEPRRYAPAGSPESRRHPSQMRRPAPASSPETRRPAPAVSPESWRPGPTVSPEPWRSTPHEVQKSTVSPWAPKPSMSVESRRSGSESRRPGPVVSPEPRRFVSDSWKSTSFSESQKSTLVSSEPWKPISSVYPEGWKPVLSPDTWKHSSSVSPELRKSSHTVPSDSWKPSFFPEVRKPGASVSPESWKLSESRKSMFFSETQKSTAAASSEVQKRAHFPEPRKRALFPESRKSNPTVSTDVQKRGVFSEPQNQVSTSAVSTEGQKHALCSEVQKPALVSSEVQKHALFSEAQKLAHISSEVQEPTSFPESQKSASPEIQKHGLFTESQKPTPSLSPETPKQALFIDSQKSAISPDIQKHAVFTEMQKPAAALSSEVQRRAETTVSSEIQKNILFSEPHKSAPGFSSEPQTPSESGESDFLSHSLDDQKPLDDLFSQDEQSILAKESPEDLLFSCPKKRPKKENQENSDSELNSSECGKMEMDSMEMKEQESNSDQEQYDMESSDYGKDSKIDVTTPMPPKCVLQFTEEKEAFISEEEIAKYMKRGKGKYYCKICCCRAMKKGAVLHHLVNKHNVQSPYKCKICGKAFLLESLLKNHVAAHGQSLLKCPRCNFESNFPRGFKKHLTHCQSRHSDDTPKKHMDSLEPLEEQI is encoded by the coding sequence TGTTTCTTTACCAGCAAGATGTATTGCAATGTGTATTATCACATCACAGCACAACATGCAGCACCTGAGAAGTGGAATGAGGAGCGGAAAGAACATGTAGAAGGAGATTCAGATCCCTCCAAAAAAGGTGTCACATCAGAGCCACAGAAACCTACCCTTTCCCCGGAGTCGTGCAAACCTACCCTTTCTCCTGAACTGTCCAAATCTGAACCTGTTGTTTCCCCCAAGCTGCAGAAATTGTCAGTGTCCCCTGAGCCTCAGAAGTCAGCTCAGGTGACTTTGTCAGATCCAGAGAAGTCAGCTGAGGGCACGTCCCCAGATCCGGAACAGTCAGTCCGGGGCACATCTCCAGATACAGAGAAGTTAGCCTCAGCTGTATCTCCAGACTCAGAGAAGCCATCTCCTGCTGGGTCTCCTGAACCACAGAAGCCATCTCCTACTCTGTCTCCTGACTCACAGAAGCCATCCCCTGCTGTATCCCCTGACCCACAGaagccagccccagctgcatCTCCAGAGCCCCGCCGGCATTCCCCAGCAGTGTCTCCAGAGCCCCGCCGGCATTCCCCAGCCATGTCACCAGAGCCCCGTCGCCATTCTCCTGCTGTGTCGCCGGAGCCCCGTCGCCATTCTCCCGCGGTGTCTCCAGAGCCCCGCAGATACTCTCCAGCGGTGTCGCCAGAACCAAAGAAACCTCCCCCAGCCGTGTCCCCTGAACCGCGAAGGTATGCCCCAGCTGGGTCTCCTGAGTCCCGGAGGCATCCTTCTCAAATGCGCAGGcctgctcctgcttcttctccgGAAACCCGGAGGCCTGCTCCTGCAGTTTCACCAGAGTCATGGAGACCTGGTCCGACTGTTTCCCCTGAGCCATGGAGATCTACACCTCATGAGGTGCAGAAATCTACGGTTTCTCCTTGGGCTCCAAAGCCTTCCATGTCCGTAGAGTCCCGGAGGTCTGGCTCCGAGTCCCGAAGACCTGGCCCCGTTGTGTCGCCAGAGCCTAGGAGGTTTGTTTCTGACTCATGGAAATCTACATCCTTTTCCGAATCCCAGAAGTCTACTCTTGTTTCTTCTGAGCCGTGGAAACCTATCTCATCTGTTTACCCTGAAGGCTGGAAGCCTGTTCTGTCCCCTGACACGTGGAAGCattcttcctctgtttctccTGAGCTTCGAAAGTCCAGCCACACTGTTCCCTCTGACTCTTGGAagccttctttctttcctgaggTCCGTAAGCCTGGTGCTTCGGTATCTCCTGAATCTTGGAAACTCTCTGAGTCTCGGAAAtctatgtttttttctgaaactcagAAATCCACcgctgctgcttcttctgagGTTCAGAAACGGGCTCATTTCCCTGAACCTCGGAAGAGAGCTCTGTTCCCAGAGTCTCGTAAATCTAATCCTACTGTTTCTACTGATGTCCAGAAACGTGGTGTCTTTTCTGAGCCCCAGAACCAGGTGTCTACTTCTGCTGTTTCTACTGAAGGTCAAAAACATGCCTTATGTTCTGAAGTCCAGAAACCAGCTCTTGTTTCTTCTGAAGTCCAGAAGCACGCTCTATTTTCTGAAGCCCAGAAACTTGCTCACATTTCCTCTGAAGTTCAGGAGCCTACTTCATTTCCAGAGTCTCAGAAGTCTGCTTCTCCTGAAATTCAGAAACATGGCCTCTTTACTGAGTCCCAGAAACCtactccttctctttctcctgagACCCCCAAACAAGCTCTTTTTATTGACTCCCAGAAATCTGCTATTTCCCCTGATATTCAAAAGCATGCTGTTTTTACTGAGATGCagaaacctgctgctgctttatcCTCTGAAGTCCAGAGACGTGCTGAAACTACTGTGTCTTCTGAAATCCAGAAGAACATCTTGTTTTCCGAGCCTCACAAGTCTGCTCCAGGTTTTTCCTCTGAGCCCCAGACACCTAGTGAGTCTGGTGAGAGTGACTTTCTTTCTCACAGTTTAGATGATCAGAAACCACTGGATGATTTATTCTCACAGGATGAACAATCAATTTTAGCCAAAGAATCACCAGAAGACCTGTTATTTTCTTGCCCAAAAAAGAGGCCCaagaaggaaaaccaggagAACTCAGATTCTGAACTAAATAGCAGTGAGTGTGGAAAAATGGAGATGGACTCGATGGAGATGAAGGAACAAGAATCCAACAGTGACCAAGAGCAGTATGATATGGAGTCATCGGATTATGGCAAAGATAGCAAAATAGATGTAACCACTCCCATGCCACCGAAGTGTGTGCTGCAGTTTACTGAGGAGAAAGAGGCTTTCATCTCTGAGGAAGAAATAGCAAAATACATGAAGCGTGGCAAGGGAAAGTATTATTGTAAAATCTGTTGCTGCCGCGCGATGAAAAAAGGTGCCGTCTTGCACCATTTAGTTAACAAGCATAATGTTCAAAGCCCatacaaatgtaaaatatgtGGCAAAGCTTTTCTCTTGGAGTCTCTCCTTAAAAACCATGTTGCTGCTCATGGTCAAAGTTTGTTGAAGTGTCCACGTTGTAATTTTGAATCAAATTTTCCCCGAGGCTTTAAGAAACATTTAACCCATTGCCAAAGCCGTCACAGTGATGATACACCTAAAAAACACATGGACAGCCTTGAACCACTCGAAGAACAaatttaa